In Streptomyces sp. HUAS ZL42, the DNA window GGCCGGATTCACCATCGGCTGGCTGTACTGGTTCTTCTGGGTCGTGGTACTCGCCGTCGAGGCGACCGCCGGCGCCAAGATCCTGGCCGGCTGGATCCCCGCCGTCCCGCAGTGGGGCTGGGCCCTGATCGTCATGGTCGTCCTCACCGCCACCAACCTGGCCTCGGTCAGCTCCTACGGCGAGTTCGAGTTCTGGTTCGCCGGCATCAAGGTCGTCGCCATCGCCGCGTTCATCGTCATCGGCGCCCTCGCCGTCCTCGGCCTGCTGCCCGGCTCCGACCACCCCGCCTCCGGCTTCTCCAACCTCACCGCGCACGGCGGATTCCTGCCCAACGGACCCGGCGCCATCCTCACCGGCGTGCTGATGGTGGTCTTCTCCTTCATGGGCAGCGAGATCGTCACACTGGCCGCCGGCGAGACCGCCGACCCGCAAGCAGCGGTCACCAAGGCCACCAACAGCGTGATCTGGCGGATCGCGGTGTTCTACCTGGGCTCGATCCTGATCGTGGTGTCCCTGCTGCGCTGGGACGACCCGGCCATCCTCAAGGACGGCTCCTACGTCGCCGCGCTGAGCTCCATCGGCATCCCGCACGCCGGCCAGATCATGAACGCCATCGTGCTCACCTCGGTGCTGTCCTGCCTCAACTCCGGCCTGTACACCGCCTCCCGGATGGCGTTCTCCCTCGGCGGGCGCAATGACGCCCCGGCCGCCTTCGGGCAGACCACAGGCCGCGGTGTGCCGCGGGCGGCGATCCTGGCCTCGGTCGTCTTCGGCTTCGTCGCGGTCGCCTTCAACTACCTGTGGCCGGAGACGGTCTTCCAGTTCCTGCTCAACTCCTCCGGCGCCATCGCCCTGTTCGTCTGGCTGGTGATCTGCTTCTCCCAGCTGCGGATGCGAAAGATCATCCAGCGGGAGTCGCCGGAGAAACTGGTCGTCAGGATGTGGCTGTACCCCTACCTGACCTGGGCCACCATCGCCCTGATCACGTTCGTGCTCGGCTACATGCTGACCGACACCGCCGACGGCGGCGGCCGCGACCAGGTGATCCTGTCCACCCTGGTGGCCGCGGGCGTGGTGGCCGTGGCACTCGTCCGCGAGCGCACGGGCCGCAACCAGGCACACGACACCG includes these proteins:
- a CDS encoding amino acid permease; amino-acid sequence: MTTRPPVSAPDPVATTGTPSAGSGLQAGLKNRHLSMIAIGGVIGAGLFVGSGSGIAAAGPGILISYALVGVLVVLVMRMLGEMAAANPTSGSFSAYADRALGRWAGFTIGWLYWFFWVVVLAVEATAGAKILAGWIPAVPQWGWALIVMVVLTATNLASVSSYGEFEFWFAGIKVVAIAAFIVIGALAVLGLLPGSDHPASGFSNLTAHGGFLPNGPGAILTGVLMVVFSFMGSEIVTLAAGETADPQAAVTKATNSVIWRIAVFYLGSILIVVSLLRWDDPAILKDGSYVAALSSIGIPHAGQIMNAIVLTSVLSCLNSGLYTASRMAFSLGGRNDAPAAFGQTTGRGVPRAAILASVVFGFVAVAFNYLWPETVFQFLLNSSGAIALFVWLVICFSQLRMRKIIQRESPEKLVVRMWLYPYLTWATIALITFVLGYMLTDTADGGGRDQVILSTLVAAGVVAVALVRERTGRNQAHDTAIPS